The Dioscorea cayenensis subsp. rotundata cultivar TDr96_F1 chromosome 19, TDr96_F1_v2_PseudoChromosome.rev07_lg8_w22 25.fasta, whole genome shotgun sequence genome includes a window with the following:
- the LOC120249885 gene encoding pentatricopeptide repeat-containing protein At2g38420, mitochondrial: MRRSKWPFLPYKGKWQGSFSERQAMETLRNKVLEEQHNSDTKSVSMLVDCFRIYGSSPSFSGYSFMVQHLLHKNLHSHLPPILDHLEKSERIDVPEKFFVNLIQEYGKADMLQEAVNMFLRIPKFRCSPSALSLNSLLNILCRKNDGLVLIHDVLLKAPALNIRLEACSFRILIRALCRTGRVGFAIELFNIMQQLHEFMPDSGFYLLILRALCRYSTPDEVMKFLEDMWNAGVLPSTWEYNAVINLLVSKDRLNDAYSILTRMKIEGKRPDIISYTTILNGFILANNFSEAEEVFDEMLVLGIDLDVVTYNTYISGLCKQGEFGRAYRMVLGMEKAGCKPDTETFNTLIDGYTKDGEHVKVNEVMSEMLGKGYQGNSRTYAILIDGLLMEQKPAEAFQMLMETVSKGLIPNSATFNAVVCSLCQKNLLNKGIQVLEEMISHSIAPDDSLWEALLSAINLRREEMAVHLEEMILGGSRDRW, encoded by the coding sequence ATGAGAAGAAGCAAATGGCCTTTCTTGCCATACAAAGGCAAGTGGCAGGGGTCCTTCAGTGAGAGACAGGCTATGGAAACTCTCAGGAACAAAGTATTGGAAGAACAACATAACTCTGATACAAAGTCCGTCTCTATGCTGGTGGACTGTTTTCGTATTTATGGTTCTAGCCCCAGCTTCTCTGGTTACTCCTTCATGGTTCAACATTTACTACACAAAAATCTCCATTCCCATCTCCCTCCAATTCTGGACCATCTTGAAAAGTCTGAGAGAATCGATGTTCCAGAAAAATTCTTTGTCAACCTCATACAAGAGTACGGCAAAGCAGACATGCTTCAAGAGGCTGTCAACATGTTCCTTAGGATCCCAAAGTTCCGATGTTCCCCATCTGCACTATCTCTAAATTCACTACTCAATATCCTCTGCCGGAAAAATGATGGTCTTGTATTGATTCATGATGTTTTATTGAAGGCTCCGGCGTTGAACATTCGGCTCGAGGCTTGCAGTTTTCGCATATTGATTAGAGCTCTTTGTAGAACTGGGAGGGTGGGTTTTGCCATTGAGCTGTTCAATATAATGCAGCAGCTTCATGAGTTTATGCCTGATTCAGGATTTTACTTGCTTATTCTTCGAGCACTATGCAGGTATTCAACTCCCGATGAAGTTATGAAATTTTTGGAGGATATGTGGAATGCTGGTGTCCTGCCCAGCACATGGGAGTACAATGCTGTGATTAATCTACTTGTTAGCAAAGATCGATTAAATGATGCATATTCTATTTTAACCCGCATGAAAATTGAGGGGAAAAGGCCTGATATCATCAGTTATACAACTATTTTGAATGGTTTTATCTTGGCGAACAATTTCAGTGAGGCTGAGGAAGTTTTTGATGAAATGCTTGTGCTTGGTATTGATCTTGATGTTGTTACTTACAATACCTACATCAGTGGTCTCTGTAAGCAAGGTGAATTTGGAAGAGCTTATAGAATGGTGCTTGGTATGGAAAAAGCCGGGTGCAAGCCTGATACAGAAACCTTCAACACACTCATAGATGGATATACGAAAGATGGTGAGCATGTGAAGGTTAATGAAGTTATGAGTGAAATGCTTGGGAAGGGCTACCAAGGCAATTCACGAACATATGCAATCTTGATAGATGGATTGCTTATGGAACAAAAGCCTGCTGAAGCATTCCAAATGTTAATGGAGACGGTAAGCAAAGGGCTTATTCCTAATTCTGCAACTTTCAATGCTGTGGTCTGTAGCTTGTGCCAAAAGAACCTCCTCAACAAAGGGATACAAGTTCTGGAAGAAATGATCAGTCACTCCATCGCTCCTGATGACAGCTTATGGGAAGCTTTGCTTTCTGCAATTAACTTAAGGCGTGAAGAAATGGCAGTTCATTTAGAGGAGATGATTTTAGGTGGTAGCAGGGATAGGTGGTGA
- the LOC120249278 gene encoding protein NUCLEAR FUSION DEFECTIVE 4-like: MGYPKCSMSLLSWLSLVAIILLQSINGTNTDFPAYSSQLKLHLNISQVQLNNLAVASDAGKLFGWISGTAATYLPLQLVLSIGGTLGLIGYGIEYLFLVNKISHISYLEVFMLNMMAGNSICWINTVCYLASMMKFPVDNAIVVGLATSYQGLSAKVYIAMAQVIRGNNKDPSNKSIYLLLNSVVPMLSSLILIPFFKETEPAVSRNRTGLVILFMIACLTGAYAVVETMVSTKRVLSFMLLIMVMLVFMVPLMKVAGWLRERGCKPVRVVGDVQMSSVMVENFGGASSMEGEEADQEIGIKVTRVGDEHGVRELMKSLDFWLYFVVYLCGPTLGLVYGNNLGQIAASRSVSETLLVSISSSFVFFGKLSSAPLSALSSRSRYMITKTATVAALMAPMPWSFFLVINPSKACLFISTAMVGMCSGAITSIAVSMTSELFGQKHFGVNHNIVVANIPIGSFLFGYIAACIYDVQEREHGVCIGSKCFHKTFIVWGSICSLGAILSFVLYFRTRQFLLKNK; this comes from the exons ATGGGTTACCCCAAGTGCTCCATGTCTCTGCTTTCATGGCTAAGTTTGGTGGCCATCATCCTGCTTCAGTCCATCAATGGCACCAACACTGACTTCCCTGCTTACTCTTCTCAGCTCAAACTACATCTCAACATCTCGCAAGTGCAACTCAACAACCTTGCAGTTGCATCTGATGCTGGTAAACTCTTTGGTTGGATCTCAGGCACCGCTGCAACTTATCTTCCATTACAGTTAGTTCTTTCCATTGGTGGAACTCTTGGTTTGATAGGCTATGGCATTGAATACCTATTCCTAGTTAACAAGATATCTCATATCTCCTATTTAGAGGTCTTCATGCTTAATATGATGGCTGGAAATAGCATCTGTTGGATTAACACCGTGTGTTACCTAGCATCCATGATGAAGTTCCCAGTTGATAATGCCATAGTGGTGGGACTTGCCACAAGCTATCAAGGTTTAAGTGCCAAAGTCTACATCGCCATGGCTCAAGTGATACGTGGAAACAACAAAGACCCTAGCAACAAGAGCATATACTTGTTGCTAAACTCGGTGGTGCCCATGTTATCTAGTTTGATATTGATCCCATTCTTCAAAGAAACAGAGCCAGCAGTGTCTAGGAACAGAACCGGTCTTGTGATTTTGTTCATGATAGCTTGTTTAACAGGAGCATATGCTGTAGTGGAGACTATGGTCAGTACAAAGAGAGTGTTGTCATTCATGTTATTAATCATGGTGATGTTGGTGTTTATGGTGCCATTGATGAAGGTTGCAGGGTGgttgagagagagaggatgTAAGCCAGTGAGAGTGGTTGGGGATGTGCAGATGAGTTCAGTGATGGTGGAGAACTTTGGTGGTGCATCATCAATGGAGGGAGAGGAGGCTGATCAGGAGATTGGAATAAAGGTGACAAGGGTTGGAGATGAGCATGGGGTGAGGGAATTGATGAAAAGCTTGGATTTTTGGCTCTActttgtggtgtatttgtgtGGACCTACATTGGGATTGGTGTATGGGAACAACTTAGGCCAGATTGCTGCTTCACGTAGTGTTTCTGAAACTCTTCTGGtgtccatttcttcttcttttgttttctttggcaAGCTCAGCTCTGCTCCCTTGTCAGCTCTCTCCAG CAGGAGTAGATACATGATAACAAAAACAGCAACAGTGGCAGCACTAATGGCACCAATGCCATGGTCCTTCTTCTTGGTTATAAATCCTAGTAAGGCATGTCTTTTCATAAGCACAGCCATGGTGGGCATGTGTTCAGGGGCTATTACCTCCATTGCTGTCTCCATGACCTCTGAATTGTTTGGACAAAAACACTTTGGTGTGAATCACAACATTGTGGTGGCAAACATTCCCATAGGTTCATTTCTCTTTGGCTACATAGCTGCATGTATCTATGATGTACAAGAAAGGGAGCATGGTGTCTGCATCGGAAGCAAGTGTTTTCATAAAACTTTCATTGTGTGGGGCTCTATCTGCTCTTTAGGGGCCATTCTTagctttgttttatattttagaacAAGACAATTCTTATTGAAAAACAAATGA
- the LOC120249277 gene encoding pentatricopeptide repeat-containing protein At3g09040, mitochondrial-like, with translation MKKSKAFASFRLTSYSLFLTRSSLNYSSIPSNSTNHHQISPLSSTNDPLAFAAALFLSSTKNSPILGTQIHGKSFKLGFSNDIFSQNNLLGMYSKCGHLWDAFKVFEEMPERNLVSWTSMISAFVHNGEYWMSLKLYLEMLRAGFCPNEFGLAAVLTACAAMNIVEFGRSIHSVALKIGLDCNPFVGSSLLHMYAKCRCIGFAEFVFEFIEHKDLACWNAMVEGYAINGYGCDAIRTVSLMHCNGLIADQFTYVSALKGCIITGNLSYAQQIHGMIVSSGLEFSTSVMNALTDTYYRNGMKDSALKIFCRIKGKDIVSWNTVISSFAQEEESQEVVALFCKLLLSGLRPNEVTLSIIFRLCGSMKDLSLGLQFFCFTYRLGLFNDMLVVSSLVSMFSKYGLVENAYHMFRSAPARIIVTWNEMLTGYVSNDHFKEALQLFRRAIWSDVNLDEYTYSTIFSACQGPEDLKLGEEIHARIIKLGFCSSCAVSSAMSHAYSRFGSVESSFKIFQDSEVLDMVSWGTIISAFSKHGFTNGTISLINCLRGRDENLDEFILSSALNACANVAAFNHCRCIHAHVQKTGYESHVAVASAAVDAYSKCGDISSSKLAFDSSSREDDAVLFNAMITAYAHHGLIAEAVELFEKMEHVNVSPSHTTFVAVISACNHLGLVEEGQLFFNSISTDYGMSPSKDNFACLVDLLARNGLLEKARHVIECMPFEPWPAIWRSLLNGSRIHGDKVMATLAAERIFQLMPGDVDAHVLLSNVCAEDGRWEDANKVKMKMEEEGLNKIPGFSKIEI, from the coding sequence ATGAAAAAGTCCAAAGCTTTTGCAAGCTTTAGACTAACAAGCTACTCTTTATTCCTCACAAGATCATCATTGAACTACTCCTCAATTCCTTCAAACTCCACCAACCACCACCAAATCTCTCCACTTTCTAGCACTAACGACCCACTAGCCTTTGCAGCAGCCCTTTTCTTATCTTCCACCAAGAACTCACCCATTCTTGGGACCCAAATCCATGGGAAAAGCTTCAAGCTTGGCTTCTCCAATGACATCTTCTCTCAGAATAATTTGCTGGGTATGTACTCAAAGTGTGGGCATTTGTGGGATGCCTTTAAGGTGTTTGAGGAAATGCCTGAGAGGAATCTTGTGTCTTGGACGTCGATGATCTCTGCATTTGTTCATAACGGTGAATATTGGATGAGTTTGAAACTTTATCTTGAAATGTTGAGAGCTGGTTTTTGTCCCAATGAGTTTGGGCTTGCCGCTGTTCTTACCGCATGTGCTGCAATGAACATTGTTGAATTTGGTCGCTCAATTCATTCTGTTGCTCTGAAGATTGGATTGGATTGCAATCCATTTGTAGGTAGTTCACTTTTGCATATGTATGCGAAGTGTAGATGCATTGGTTTTGCGGAATTTGTCTTTGAGTTTATAGAGCACAAGGACTTGGCCTGTTGGAATGCTATGGTGGAGGGTTATGCAATCAATGGATATGGTTGTGATGCAATAAGAACCGTAAGTCTTATGCACTGCAATGGGCTCATTGCTGATCAATTCACCTATGTAAGTGCTCTTAAAGGTTGCATAATCACCGGGAACTTGAGTTATGCACAACAAATTCATGGGATGATTGTATCCAGTGGATTGGAGTTCAGTACTTCAGTTATGAATGCACTTACTGACACATACTATAGGAATGGAATGAAGGATTCTGCATTGAAGATATTCTGTAGAATTAAGGGCAAAGATATTGTTTCATGGAATACTGTGATATCCAGCTTTGCACAAGAAGAGGAATCTCAAGAAGTTGTGGCTTTATTTTGCAAACTGCTACTCTCTGGCTTGAGACCGAATGAAGTTACTCTCTCTATCATTTTCAGGCTATGTGGTTCTATGAAAGATCTTTCTCTTGGGCTTCAGTTTTTTTGCTTTACTTATCGTCTCGGACTCTTCAATGATATGTTGGTCGTGAGTTCACTTGTTAGTATGTTCTCTAAATATGGTTTGGTGGAGAATGCATACCACATGTTCAGGAGTGCCCCTGCTAGAATTATAgttacatggaatgaaatgCTCACCGGGTATGTCTCAAATGACCATTTTAAAGAGGCATTACAGCTTTTCCGCAGAGCAATATGGTCAGATGTTAACCTGGATGAATATACATACTCAACCATTTTCAGTGCATGTCAAGGACCCGAAGATCTGAAGTTGGGTGAAGAAATTCATGCACGTATCATCAAGTTAGGTTTTTGTTCCAGTTGTGCTGTGAGCAGTGCAATGTCTCATGCATATTCAAGATTTGGTTCAGTAGAGAGCTCCTTTAAAATTTTCCAAGATTCTGAGGTTCTTGATATGGTTTCTTGGGGGACTATAATTTCTGCATTCTCAAAGCACGGCTTCACCAACGGAACAATTTCACTTATCAATTGCCTAAGAGGAAGGGATGAGAATTTGGATGAATTCATACTAAGCAGTGCTCTGAATGCATGTGCTAACGTTGCTGCTTTCAACCATTGCAGATGCATCCATGCGCATGTACAGAAGACAGGATATGAGAGCCATGTGGCTGTAGCAAGTGCTGCAGTTGATGCTTATTCTAAATGTGGAGATATCAGCAGCTCTAAACTGGCTTTTGATTCCTCTTCAAGAGAAGATGATGCAGTTCTTTTCAATGCCATGATCACCGCCTATGCTCATCACGGCTTGATAGCAGAGGCTGTAGAACTTTTTGAGAAAATGGAACATGTGAATGTAAGTCCTAGTCATACGACATTTGTAGCAGTTATTTCAGCTTGCAATCATCTGGGATTAGTAGAAGAGGGACAGCTTTTCTTCAATTCCATAAGCACTGATTACGGGATGAGCCCTTCAAAGGATAATTTTGCTTGCTTGGTTGATCTTCTTGCACGAAATGGACTCCTTGAGAAAGCTAGACATGTTATTGAGTGCATGCCTTTTGAACCTTGGCCTGCCATTTGGAGGTCATTGTTGAATGGTTCCCGGATTCATGGTGATAAAGTAATGGCTACACTGGCTGCAGAACGAATATTTCAGTTGATGCCAGGTGATGTTGATGCTCATGTGTTGTTGTCAAATGTGTGTGCTGAAGATGGAAGGTGGGAAGATGCTAATAAGgtgaaaatgaaaatggaaGAAGAGGGTCTGAACAAGATACCTGGATTCAGTAAAATCGAGATCTAG